A region from the Linepithema humile isolate Giens D197 chromosome 1, Lhum_UNIL_v1.0, whole genome shotgun sequence genome encodes:
- the LOC105674350 gene encoding uncharacterized protein isoform X4, translating into MSNVFNMTREYYRNLLQQFANRCQTSNGDISDPDWILYLPKEENNESSKKDKRKLRKRIHLVPGVPHIRASEIFEIGYVAGTENRYLELISAEWHNTKVTLKRHVYPPCRDAIKVDVEILSEIRHPNILLLMATTHMNEHGLVSIFEPVDCTLYNYIHEQGERINIQRIMQIGIKLADALKYCHMRGYIHGAISSHCVYFASDTTIKLGGWELARQIENISVEHDYEKYLRLETFKWQAPEMSYGQNPSKKTDVYCLLLLLWEMCTGNIPWCGFDQSNVKRRYAMRKRDVVVNLQNVPSILHNLLEAGLQPDEAKRTLDMEKIGKKLHRLLMIYEETEEKDGTCAINECGNNNNDPLYNDTLSRKVPPALTVGNKKFIKNDQSIRTVIERRSPDQFFKSKQVEQCNGELKSKNDTKNISASTFNNSIVSPVTKVEIVTPCTRCAEISNIVQNIDDESDARTNIRRLKELIASKRENFFLGIDDSTFSSFPATSPKATSTLLSQTNSPDYVLCKPASHTITMEPKFKSLSEYGAIRYKSSYAQPRKAPYTSMPESIKHAIIQPKVLHSDAKSFYESTLWRKEKEICISRMGRDNKEYKKSLPLSQSINDVTPVINNDKIQYSKNSSTDTNNTYTIKATNGKIYTEDTKESSPKNVRSIPVSINVSTSPHKSIQDLKNALDRATKIIHSTTPSKSCHSNLNDIQERENLYEMKYDEEEIKVIENGMSDNENFLGINRFASTENNEVVEHDEIFNQAFINNKTLGSAITRSSSESGISTRDQQPTNSQEINKNKTAFSNECMFSQERIDLKSNEKEYVNINAISKNIGINDELKRRSLPARLNNLGIPFSPAKITHKKNAQDSQYTIEELYIDDDEFGSRLNDNLALLDDMYLLNTGHLNLLNILNDNESLPQTTEL; encoded by the exons atgagcAATGTCTTCAATATGACTcg TGAATATTACCGAAACTTGTTACAACAGTTTGCAAATCGCTGTCAAACATCAAACGGAGATATCTCAGACCCGGACTGGATCCTGTATCTGCCTAAAGAAGAGAACAATGAATCTTCTAAAAAGGACAAACGAAAGTTACGGAAACGTATACACCTTGTGCCGGGAGTACCACACATACGGGCTTCCGAGATATTCGAAATCGGATACGTCGCAGGCACGGAGAACCGATATCTCGAACTGATTTCTGCGGAATGGCACAACACAAAAGTGACGCTAAAAAGACACGTTTATCCACCATGTCGGGATGCAATAAAAGTAGATGTGGAAATTCTTAG CGAAATTCGACATCCGAATATACTGTTGTTAATGGCCACAACGCATATGAATGAGCACGGTCTCGTCTCTATTTTTGAACCTGTCGATTGcacattgtataattatatacacgAGCAAGGAGAACGgataaatatacaaagaatTATGCAAATTGGTATAAAATTAGCGGACGCATTAAAATACTGTCACATGCGTGGATACATTCACGGAGCGATCAGTTCGCATTGCGTTTATTTTGCATCCGATACAACTATCAAGCTTGGTGGATGGGAATTGGCCAGACAAATTGAAAAC atttctgTAGAACATGATTATGAAAAGTACTTGCGACTGGAGACCTTCAAGTGGCAAGCACCGGAAATGTCCTATGGACAAAATCCTAGCAAGAAAACCGATGTTTATTGCTTACTATTGTTACTTTGGGAAATGTGTACag gaAATATACCATGGTGTGGATTCGATCAGTCAAATGTAAAACGGCGATACGCAATGCGAAAACGCGATGTCGttgtaaatttgcaaaatgtccCATCAATTCTCCATAATTTATTAGAGGCTGGATTACAACCTGACGAGGCGAAAAGAACATTAGACATGGAAAAAATAGGAAAGAAACTTCATAGACTGCtg aTGATATACGAAGAGACAGAAGAAAAAGATGGCACATGTGCTATAAATGAGTGCggaaacaataataatgatcCTTTATACAATGACACATTAAGCAGAAAAGTACCTCCTGCGTTAACtgtaggaaataaaaaattcattaaaaacgaCCAATCAATTCGTACTGTGATAGAAAGAAGATCGCCCGATCAATTTTTCAAGTCTAAACAAGTGGAACAATGTAATGGAGAGTTGAAGTCcaaaaatgatacaaaaaatattagtgcGTCTACATTCAATAATAGTATTGTGAGTCCAGTGACCAAAGTAGAAATTGTTACTCCCTGCACACGTTGTGCGGAGATTTCAAATATAGTGCAAAATATCGACGACGAAAGTGATGCACGAACCAATATAAGACGattgaaagaattaatagCTAGTAAGAGGGAAAACTTCTTCTTAGGGATTGATGATTCTACATTCTCTTCGTTCCCAGCTACAA gTCCGAAAGCTACAAGCACATTATTGTCGCAAACGAACAGTCCCGATTATGTGCTATGTAAACCAGCTAGTCATACTATTACTATGGAGCCTAAATTCAAATCACTGAGTGAATATGGGGCTATCCGATATAAATCATCGTATGCTCAGCCACGAAAG GCACCGTACACGAGTATGCCTGAGAGCATTAAACATGCAATAATACAACCTAAAGTTTTGCATTCCGATGCTAAAAGTTTTTATGAATCAACATTatggagaaaagaaaaagaaatttgcatatCTCGAATGGGACGTgacaataaagaatataaaaaa agTTTACCACTGTCGCAATCAATTAATGACGTCACTCCTGtcattaataatgataaaatacaatattccAAGAATAGTTCAACAGAtactaataatacatatactaTTAAAGCTACAAATG GTAAAATTTATACTGAAGATACCAAAGAATCATCACCAAAAAACGTGAGAAGTATTCCTGTGTCCATAAACGTTTCAACTTCTCCGCATAAATCGATACAAGATCTGAAAAACGCTCTCGATCGTGCCACGAAGATAATACACTCGACAACACCTTCCAAAAGTTGTCATTCCAACTTGAATGATATACAAGAACGCGAAAACCTGTATGAAATGAAATATGACGAAGAAGAAATCAAAGTTATCGAAAACGGAATGtctgataatgaaaattttctgGGAATAAATCGATTTGCAAGTACAGAAAATAATGAAGTTGTAGAGCATGATGAAATTTTCAATCAAGCTTTCATTAATAACAAAACACTCGGTTCCGCGATTACAAGATCATCAAGTGAATCTGGAATATCAACGCGGGATCAACAACCAACAAATTcgcaagaaataaataaaaataaaactgcttTTTCAAATGAATGTATGTTTTCGCAAGAAAGAATAGATTTGAAATCAAATGAGAAggaatatgttaatataaatgctatCTCTAAGAATATTGGAATAAACGATGAACTGAAAAGACGTTCTTTACCAGCAAGGCTGAATAATTTGGGTATACCGTTTAGTCCAGCAAAGATTACTCATAAAAAA AATGCGCAAGACAGCCAGTATACAATCGAGGAGCTATATATCGATGATGATGAATTCGGAAGTAGGTTAAATGATAATCTAGCTCTTTTAGatgatatgtatttattaaatactggCCATTTAAAtctactaaatattttaaatgacaaTGAAAGTCTACCTCAGACTACAGAATTGTAA